The proteins below come from a single uncultured Carboxylicivirga sp. genomic window:
- a CDS encoding lyase family protein: MRKEKDFLGELTLPSEALYGINSLRAKENFPNQKPFQFEWFKAMGKVKLACYRTYSRFREAAVAKYDSNELPITFFESSITNALIEAATQVSSGKYFNEFIVPAIQGGAGTSINMNINEIISNLALLQLGNNPGDYQCIDPFEHANVFQSTNDTVPTALKVAVMTLLDELEEAINDHRHQIEILENQYRNVLRHGYTQMQRAIPSTYDKLFSTYNNALSRDWWRISKCSERIKEVNLGGGATGTGLSIPRFFIMNVVSELQHITGLPVTRGENLCDATSNLDSFVEVHATLKAHAVNLEKQVNDLRLLASDIASNSLLELPQRQVGSSIMPGKINPVIPEFIISSVHKVYTNDMLISNLCGQGCLELNAYLPVIGDAMLESIQLLINANKSLLANMMNDLRVKGIDARIYNNPAISTALIPYVGYHQATNLANLMKKEKLTVFEANQKLKLVDGKILDDLMRPEALIRQGYSLGDIL; the protein is encoded by the coding sequence ATGAGAAAGGAAAAAGATTTTCTTGGTGAACTGACTCTGCCGTCAGAAGCTCTCTATGGAATTAATTCCTTGAGAGCTAAAGAAAATTTTCCAAATCAAAAGCCATTTCAATTTGAATGGTTCAAAGCAATGGGTAAAGTTAAATTGGCCTGTTACCGTACTTATTCCCGTTTTCGAGAAGCTGCTGTGGCTAAGTATGATTCAAACGAATTACCAATCACATTTTTTGAGTCATCAATTACTAATGCTTTGATTGAAGCCGCTACTCAAGTTTCTTCTGGTAAATACTTTAATGAGTTTATTGTGCCTGCAATTCAAGGAGGTGCAGGTACGTCTATTAATATGAATATCAATGAGATTATTTCCAACCTTGCTTTATTGCAGTTGGGTAATAATCCAGGAGATTACCAATGTATCGATCCTTTTGAACATGCAAATGTTTTTCAGTCAACCAACGATACGGTACCTACAGCTCTTAAGGTAGCAGTGATGACTCTTCTTGATGAGTTAGAAGAAGCTATTAATGATCATCGTCACCAGATTGAGATACTTGAAAATCAATATCGTAATGTTTTACGGCATGGTTATACTCAAATGCAAAGGGCAATTCCTTCTACTTACGATAAGTTATTTAGTACCTATAATAATGCATTATCGCGCGATTGGTGGCGTATTTCAAAATGTTCGGAGCGAATTAAAGAAGTTAATCTTGGAGGTGGAGCTACTGGAACAGGATTAAGTATTCCGCGTTTCTTTATTATGAACGTTGTTAGTGAATTACAGCATATAACAGGACTGCCAGTAACGCGTGGTGAAAATTTATGCGATGCCACATCAAATCTTGATAGTTTTGTTGAAGTTCATGCAACATTAAAAGCACATGCTGTAAATTTAGAAAAGCAGGTTAACGATCTCCGCTTGTTAGCTTCTGATATCGCATCCAATAGTTTGCTTGAGTTACCACAACGACAGGTGGGGAGTTCTATTATGCCAGGTAAGATTAATCCGGTTATTCCAGAATTTATTATAAGCTCTGTACACAAAGTTTATACCAACGATATGCTAATATCTAACCTTTGTGGACAAGGTTGCCTGGAGCTAAATGCATATTTACCAGTTATTGGGGATGCAATGCTTGAATCAATACAGCTTTTAATAAATGCCAACAAAAGTTTGTTAGCCAATATGATGAATGATCTTAGAGTTAAAGGTATTGATGCGAGAATCTATAATAATCCCGCTATTAGTACAGCTTTAATACCCTATGTTGGGTATCATCAGGCTACTAATTTGGCTAATTTAATGAAGAAGGAAAAATTAACTGTTTTTGAAGCCAATCAAAAGCTAAAATTGGTTGATGGGAAAATTCTTGATGATTTAATGCGTCCCGAAGCTCTTATTCGGCAAGGGTATAGTTTGGGTGATATCTTGTAG
- a CDS encoding sigma-54 dependent transcriptional regulator, whose protein sequence is MAKILVIDDQRSIRNTLKDILEYESHTVELAENGEEGVEMYGANKYDVVLCDIKMPNMDGMEVLDKIINHQNDAPVIMISGHGNIDTAVEAIKKGAYDFIEKPLDLNRLLVTIRNAIEKKDLVTETKVLKRKVSKTFDMIGESEPIAKVKDMIEKVAPTDARVLITGGNGTGKELVARWLHEKSNRASQPFIEVNCAAIPSELIESELFGHEKGAFTSAHKQRKGKFEQANGGTIFLDEIGDMSLPAQAKVLRALQENIISRVGSDKDIKVDVRVLAATNKNLKEEIANSNFREDLYHRLSVILIHVPSLNDRKEDIPLLTEHFNNIICAELGMPLKTYTDEAVKELMDINWTGNIREFRNVIERLIILGQTEITKEDVKAYARPM, encoded by the coding sequence ATGGCCAAAATATTAGTGATCGACGATCAACGAAGCATTAGAAATACACTTAAAGATATATTAGAGTACGAAAGTCATACCGTTGAGCTGGCTGAGAATGGAGAAGAGGGAGTTGAAATGTATGGGGCTAACAAGTACGATGTAGTGCTATGCGATATTAAAATGCCCAACATGGATGGGATGGAGGTATTAGATAAAATTATTAACCACCAGAATGATGCTCCTGTTATTATGATCTCTGGTCATGGAAATATTGATACTGCAGTTGAGGCCATAAAAAAAGGAGCATACGATTTTATAGAAAAACCTCTTGATTTAAATCGATTGTTGGTAACTATTCGCAATGCTATTGAGAAGAAAGATTTAGTAACCGAAACTAAAGTACTGAAACGTAAGGTGAGTAAAACCTTTGATATGATTGGAGAATCAGAACCCATTGCAAAGGTCAAAGATATGATTGAAAAGGTTGCTCCAACCGATGCTCGAGTGCTTATAACTGGAGGGAACGGTACTGGTAAGGAATTGGTAGCTCGTTGGTTACACGAAAAAAGTAATCGTGCATCACAACCATTTATTGAAGTTAATTGTGCAGCTATACCATCTGAATTGATTGAGAGTGAGTTGTTTGGTCATGAAAAAGGAGCTTTTACATCGGCACATAAACAACGTAAAGGTAAATTTGAACAGGCTAATGGAGGAACTATCTTTTTGGATGAGATTGGAGATATGAGTTTGCCTGCTCAGGCTAAGGTACTGCGTGCTTTGCAAGAGAATATTATCAGTCGGGTTGGAAGTGATAAAGATATAAAAGTTGATGTGCGCGTATTGGCAGCAACTAATAAAAATCTAAAAGAAGAGATTGCTAATAGTAATTTTCGCGAGGATTTATATCACCGATTAAGTGTGATATTAATTCATGTTCCTTCTTTGAATGATCGAAAAGAAGATATCCCATTGTTAACTGAACACTTTAATAATATTATTTGTGCCGAATTAGGAATGCCATTAAAAACATATACCGACGAGGCGGTTAAAGAATTGATGGATATTAACTGGACAGGAAACATTCGCGAATTTCGCAATGTAATTGAGCGTTTGATAATTTTGGGCCAAACCGAAATTACCAAAGAAGATGTTAAGGCATATGCTCGCCCTATGTAA
- a CDS encoding phosphatase, with the protein MRIAILDLGTNTINLLIAEQDGRESYQILHESKYPAKLGKGGINDKRILPEAMDRGITALKTHLETMKPYGVDKVVCMATAAIRSASNGKEFVQRAKNECGLDINVIDGQKEAELIFDGVKQVVPIGDDRVMILDIGGGSNEFIIANKDGVLWKHSFDLGMARLLDRFQPSDPITMEEVNVVENYIKGELTLLYEAFEKFPTHTLIGSSGSFDTIAGMIAAIHHPHLDMKKLLTYHVPMEYVEELHYKFLKSSHAEREKMERMDLHRVEMIVLASIFINFIVREFNINSFHQCAFALKEGTIYQILRNQL; encoded by the coding sequence ATGCGAATAGCAATACTCGATTTAGGAACGAACACAATAAACCTGCTGATTGCGGAGCAAGATGGACGGGAATCATATCAGATTTTGCATGAAAGTAAATACCCGGCAAAATTAGGAAAGGGTGGTATAAACGATAAACGGATATTGCCCGAAGCGATGGATCGTGGTATTACAGCCTTAAAAACGCATCTGGAAACAATGAAACCATATGGTGTCGATAAAGTGGTTTGTATGGCAACTGCTGCAATTCGGAGTGCTTCTAATGGTAAAGAATTTGTACAAAGAGCAAAGAACGAATGTGGTTTGGATATCAATGTCATTGATGGTCAAAAAGAGGCTGAACTTATTTTTGATGGAGTTAAGCAAGTAGTTCCTATTGGAGACGACAGAGTGATGATTTTGGATATTGGTGGAGGTTCAAATGAGTTTATTATTGCCAATAAAGATGGTGTTTTATGGAAACATAGTTTTGATTTAGGAATGGCTCGTTTACTTGATCGTTTTCAGCCATCTGACCCCATTACCATGGAGGAAGTTAATGTGGTTGAAAACTACATTAAGGGTGAATTGACTCTGCTTTACGAAGCCTTTGAGAAATTTCCTACTCATACATTAATCGGTTCATCAGGCTCGTTTGATACTATTGCTGGCATGATAGCTGCTATTCATCATCCGCATTTAGATATGAAAAAGTTATTAACCTATCATGTGCCGATGGAGTATGTTGAAGAGTTACATTATAAGTTTTTGAAATCATCACATGCTGAGAGAGAAAAGATGGAACGAATGGATTTGCATCGGGTTGAAATGATTGTTTTAGCAAGTATTTTTATTAACTTCATCGTGCGTGAGTTTAATATAAATTCATTTCATCAGTGTGCTTTTGCACTCAAAGAGGGAACAATTTATCAGATATTACGAAATCAGTTATAA
- a CDS encoding ABC transporter permease — translation MSKVSLIIQREYLSRVRKKSFVVMSILGPILFGAMMVLPTWFSSMEDTNEKKVAIVDQTGRYASHIESTELIKFDWLQNRSQQQMSSEYKQEGYYAYLFIEDDLLLHPDAVTIYSENQITIDVKENIRRQLKSLVEDQKLTSYNISGLDAIIKEVNNVRIDVKTIKLGDDGSEKESSQVVTIIAAVVFAMLVYFFVLMYGTQVMRGVMEEKTNRIVEVIVSSVKPFQLMMGKIVGIAMVALTQFTIWVVLTVMLYFGISAFVFNGGHVPTRMDDQIESVQSINGADSQAEMTEFQKSFTDITTKIKAINLAGIIFAFVFYFIGGYFLYASLFAALGAALDSETDSQQFVMPVMMPLILSIYIAMAAFRNPTGDLAFWFSMIPFTSPIVMMARMPFEPPIWELAVSMIILIATFIFTTWFAGRIYRTGILMYGKKVSYGELWKWFRYSGK, via the coding sequence ATGAGTAAAGTATCATTAATTATACAACGAGAGTACCTTTCGAGGGTTCGGAAAAAAAGTTTTGTGGTAATGAGTATCCTTGGCCCCATTTTGTTTGGTGCCATGATGGTGTTACCTACCTGGTTCTCATCAATGGAAGATACAAATGAGAAAAAAGTTGCAATAGTTGATCAAACCGGACGATATGCTTCACATATTGAGAGTACGGAGTTGATAAAATTTGATTGGTTGCAAAATCGATCACAACAACAAATGTCATCAGAATACAAGCAGGAAGGATACTATGCTTATCTCTTTATTGAAGATGATTTGTTGTTGCATCCCGATGCTGTTACTATTTATTCTGAGAATCAAATCACTATTGATGTAAAAGAAAATATCAGACGTCAGTTAAAGAGTTTAGTCGAAGATCAGAAACTAACTAGTTACAATATTAGTGGATTAGATGCTATTATTAAAGAAGTTAATAATGTTAGAATTGATGTTAAAACCATTAAGTTGGGTGATGATGGATCCGAAAAAGAAAGCTCACAAGTAGTAACTATCATTGCGGCAGTTGTGTTTGCAATGTTGGTGTATTTCTTCGTTTTGATGTATGGTACGCAGGTAATGCGTGGTGTAATGGAAGAAAAGACAAACCGCATTGTTGAAGTGATAGTTTCATCTGTAAAGCCATTTCAATTAATGATGGGTAAAATTGTCGGTATTGCAATGGTAGCACTTACTCAGTTTACTATTTGGGTGGTTTTAACTGTTATGCTCTATTTTGGAATTTCGGCATTTGTGTTTAATGGTGGTCACGTTCCAACACGAATGGATGATCAGATTGAAAGTGTACAATCCATTAACGGGGCCGATTCGCAAGCCGAGATGACAGAGTTTCAGAAAAGTTTTACTGATATCACTACTAAGATTAAAGCCATTAATTTGGCGGGAATCATTTTTGCTTTTGTTTTTTATTTTATTGGAGGATACTTTTTGTATGCCAGTTTGTTTGCTGCACTAGGAGCTGCGTTGGATAGCGAAACAGATAGTCAGCAGTTTGTGATGCCGGTTATGATGCCGTTGATATTATCGATTTACATAGCCATGGCAGCTTTTCGAAATCCCACCGGTGATTTGGCATTCTGGTTTTCGATGATTCCATTTACCTCTCCTATTGTTATGATGGCACGTATGCCTTTCGAACCCCCAATTTGGGAGTTAGCGGTATCGATGATCATTTTAATTGCAACCTTTATTTTTACTACCTGGTTTGCTGGAAGAATTTATCGCACAGGAATATTGATGTACGGTAAGAAAGTTTCGTATGGTGAACTTTGGAAGTGGTTTAGATATTCAGGAAAATAA
- a CDS encoding ATP-binding cassette domain-containing protein encodes MMFLEAKKVVKQYAAHLALDHVDLQVPEGSIYGLLGPNGAGKTTLIRIINQITGPDAGEILINGQLLKPQDVSRIGYLPEERGLYKKMKVGEQAIYLARLKGLSRNDAIKKLKYWFEKFEIQAWWDKKVEELSKGMQQKIQFVVTVLHEPKLLIFDEPFSGFDPINANILKQEIIAQKEKGATILFSTHNMGSVEEICDHITLINKSKTILTGQVDEIKQQYKDNLIQFDFSGDADVLDQHLATNYQIQNVVQNHRTSTAVIQMPEEGSVNKMIGKLVDHVQIHGIQEILPSMNDIFIKVVEQSNQSKPVNK; translated from the coding sequence AGGGTCGATTTATGGTTTACTAGGGCCAAACGGTGCCGGTAAAACAACACTTATTCGTATTATTAATCAGATTACCGGACCTGATGCTGGAGAGATTCTTATTAACGGTCAACTTCTGAAACCACAAGATGTGAGTCGTATTGGTTATTTGCCAGAAGAGAGAGGATTATATAAGAAGATGAAAGTGGGAGAACAAGCCATCTATTTGGCTCGTTTAAAAGGGCTTTCGCGTAACGATGCTATTAAAAAACTTAAGTACTGGTTTGAGAAATTCGAAATTCAAGCCTGGTGGGATAAGAAGGTTGAGGAATTATCGAAAGGAATGCAGCAAAAAATACAGTTTGTGGTTACTGTTTTGCATGAGCCTAAACTACTTATATTTGATGAACCGTTTAGTGGATTCGATCCTATTAATGCTAATATTCTGAAACAAGAAATTATTGCTCAGAAAGAAAAAGGTGCAACCATTCTTTTTAGTACTCATAATATGGGATCGGTTGAAGAAATTTGTGATCATATTACTTTAATTAATAAGTCAAAAACTATACTTACCGGACAAGTTGATGAAATTAAGCAACAATATAAAGACAATCTGATACAGTTTGACTTTTCGGGTGATGCAGATGTATTGGATCAACATTTAGCAACGAATTACCAAATTCAAAATGTGGTTCAAAATCATCGAACAAGTACAGCTGTAATTCAAATGCCTGAAGAAGGATCTGTTAATAAGATGATTGGAAAACTTGTTGATCATGTTCAGATTCATGGTATTCAGGAAATTTTACCATCGATGAATGATATTTTTATTAAAGTAGTTGAGCAAAGTAACCAATCTAAACCCGTTAACAAATAG